From Enterococcus mundtii, the proteins below share one genomic window:
- a CDS encoding nucleotidyl transferase AbiEii/AbiGii toxin family protein: MTPTQFTAKTRNLAKSIGLNAQLVQRHFMMDRLVEQISESKYKNDFILKGGFLLGSKYGIDRRTTIDIDTTFRNSKLTKEKLENIFKELTSKPTKEGIVFSVQEIKETREIDFYPGFQIKLIAHLEKIRVPFKLDVTTGDSIYPEVDIHHHQLMFEDKKVEIPAYPTEQIIAEKLSATFSFGTDNSRLKDYYDLFAIPKLENIDMKELYKSVRNTFTKRGDNKPLSFYYEREIEKIKGSDYLEKLWDKYRSVNSFANSISFADTVNGVAYLMQNVIKIENQERKQ, from the coding sequence ATGACCCCTACACAATTTACAGCAAAAACAAGAAATCTTGCAAAAAGTATAGGATTAAATGCACAGTTAGTTCAAAGGCATTTTATGATGGATCGCTTAGTTGAACAAATCTCTGAATCGAAGTATAAAAATGACTTTATTTTGAAAGGTGGTTTTCTATTAGGTTCAAAATATGGAATTGATAGAAGAACAACAATTGATATTGATACGACATTTAGAAATAGTAAATTAACTAAAGAAAAATTGGAGAACATCTTTAAAGAATTAACTAGTAAACCTACGAAAGAGGGAATTGTTTTCTCTGTTCAAGAGATTAAAGAGACAAGGGAAATTGATTTTTATCCTGGGTTTCAAATTAAATTGATTGCTCATTTAGAAAAAATACGTGTCCCATTTAAATTGGATGTAACAACAGGAGATTCTATTTATCCTGAAGTAGATATACATCATCATCAATTGATGTTTGAAGATAAAAAAGTAGAGATTCCAGCTTATCCAACAGAACAGATTATTGCAGAAAAGCTGAGTGCTACATTTAGCTTTGGGACAGACAATTCGAGATTGAAAGATTACTACGACCTATTTGCCATCCCAAAACTAGAAAATATTGATATGAAAGAGCTATATAAAAGTGTCCGAAATACATTTACAAAACGTGGAGACAACAAACCGTTATCTTTTTATTATGAAAGGGAAATCGAAAAAATAAAAGGGAGCGATTATTTGGAAAAACTATGGGACAAATATCGCTCAGTTAATTCTTTTGCGAATTCTATTTCATTTGCAGATACAGTTAACGGAGTTGCTTATCTAATGCAAAATGTAATCAAAATTGAAAATCAAGAAAGAAAACAATAG
- a CDS encoding transporter substrate-binding domain-containing protein, with protein MKKISGIILFLVTTFALGACGNGDAAESNDQLAEIKESGVLKVATSADYAPFEFHTIVDGKDQIVGSDIDLANAIADELGVKLELSDMSFNTVLASLKEGKVDVAISAISATAERKEQFDFTDNYYNPPQVLVINKKDEDTLTSIDRLAGKSLGAQKGSIQEAVINEQIKEAKVVTIDKVPNMVIEINQGSLDGMVVEQTIAEAYIAQNPNLMIADIPLEQSDDEAFAIALPKGSTELQEELNKIIKKLSDEGKIDEFIKKNHELAEQTATE; from the coding sequence ATGAAAAAGATTTCAGGAATTATTTTATTTTTAGTTACAACATTCGCATTAGGAGCGTGTGGTAATGGGGATGCAGCAGAATCAAACGATCAATTGGCAGAAATCAAGGAAAGTGGTGTATTGAAAGTAGCAACATCTGCTGATTATGCGCCGTTTGAATTTCATACGATCGTCGATGGGAAAGATCAAATCGTCGGATCAGACATTGATTTAGCAAATGCCATTGCAGATGAACTTGGTGTGAAACTGGAGCTTTCAGATATGAGTTTCAATACAGTGCTAGCCTCTTTAAAAGAAGGAAAAGTCGATGTAGCGATTTCAGCAATTTCAGCGACCGCAGAACGGAAAGAACAATTTGATTTCACCGATAATTACTATAATCCGCCACAAGTTCTCGTGATCAATAAAAAAGATGAAGACACGTTAACAAGCATTGATCGCTTGGCAGGTAAAAGCTTAGGGGCGCAAAAAGGCTCGATCCAAGAAGCGGTGATCAACGAACAAATCAAAGAAGCTAAAGTAGTCACGATCGATAAAGTACCAAATATGGTGATCGAGATCAATCAAGGTTCGCTGGATGGCATGGTCGTTGAACAAACGATTGCCGAAGCATATATCGCTCAAAATCCCAACTTGATGATTGCAGATATTCCTTTGGAACAATCAGATGATGAAGCTTTTGCTATTGCCTTGCCAAAAGGAAGTACAGAATTACAAGAAGAGTTGAATAAAATTATCAAAAAACTAAGTGATGAGGGAAAAATCGATGAATTCATCAAAAAAAATCATGAACTAGCTGAACAAACAGCGACAGAATAG
- a CDS encoding amino acid ABC transporter permease, with amino-acid sequence MNFSFLDKYLPYFLSGAVVTIVISILTVIFGTMIGLAMALMKRSKIKPLNWLANSYIELLRGTPMLLQIMIGFILLQRFFPAVDWSVGILTIDLGRLIPGIIVLSLNSGAYVAEIIRGGIAAVDMGQTEASYSLGLRPVQAMRYVIFPQALRNILPPLGNEFVTLIKDSSLLTVIGINELMGSAQIVISNSYIPLEPYFIAAGLYFVMTFVTSRLLSSWEKKLGKGYQR; translated from the coding sequence GTGAATTTTTCGTTTTTAGATAAGTACTTACCGTATTTTTTATCCGGCGCGGTCGTTACGATCGTCATTTCGATCTTGACAGTCATCTTTGGTACAATGATTGGCCTAGCCATGGCACTGATGAAGCGCTCAAAGATCAAGCCTTTGAATTGGTTAGCTAATAGTTATATCGAATTACTAAGAGGCACACCGATGTTATTGCAGATCATGATCGGATTCATCTTATTGCAACGTTTCTTTCCAGCGGTGGATTGGTCCGTGGGGATTTTAACGATCGACTTAGGGCGTTTGATACCAGGAATCATCGTATTATCACTGAACTCTGGGGCGTATGTTGCTGAAATCATCCGTGGAGGAATTGCGGCTGTTGATATGGGACAAACAGAAGCTTCGTATTCACTAGGCTTACGTCCTGTACAGGCGATGCGTTATGTCATTTTCCCACAAGCGTTGAGAAATATTTTGCCACCATTAGGAAATGAGTTTGTCACGTTGATCAAAGATTCTTCTTTACTGACAGTGATCGGTATCAATGAATTGATGGGATCTGCTCAAATCGTTATCTCAAACTCCTATATCCCATTGGAACCTTATTTTATTGCCGCAGGGTTATACTTCGTTATGACCTTTGTAACATCGCGGTTGTTGAGTAGTTGGGAGAAAAAACTCGGAAAAGGGTATCAACGTTAG
- a CDS encoding amino acid ABC transporter ATP-binding protein: MEKSIVSIKQLSKSFAETEVLKGITTTISAGEVVVIIGPSGSGKSTFLRCLNLLESPTAGTVEFEGTDITHKQHDIFKTREKMGMVFQQFNLFPNMTVLENITLSPIKVKKMPKKEAEAIALELLAKVGLSDKATAYPYSLSGGQQQRIAIARALAMQPDVMLFDEPTSALDPEMVGEVLSVMLQLAQEGMTMVIVTHEIGFAKEVGDRIIFMDQGQIVEEGTPSEVLERTSQPRTIDFLAKVL, encoded by the coding sequence ATGGAAAAATCAATAGTATCGATCAAACAGCTAAGTAAATCATTTGCAGAAACAGAAGTATTGAAAGGAATTACTACGACCATTTCCGCCGGGGAGGTCGTGGTGATCATCGGTCCTTCAGGTTCAGGAAAAAGTACGTTTCTCCGTTGTTTGAATCTACTCGAATCCCCTACAGCTGGTACGGTGGAGTTTGAGGGAACGGATATCACACACAAGCAACACGATATTTTTAAAACAAGAGAAAAAATGGGCATGGTTTTTCAACAGTTCAATCTATTTCCCAATATGACAGTATTAGAAAATATCACCTTATCACCAATCAAAGTGAAAAAAATGCCTAAGAAAGAAGCCGAGGCGATCGCTTTGGAATTATTGGCAAAAGTTGGCTTGTCAGATAAAGCCACCGCCTATCCTTACTCTTTATCAGGTGGACAGCAGCAACGGATAGCGATTGCCCGAGCGTTGGCAATGCAACCAGACGTCATGTTGTTCGATGAGCCCACTTCGGCACTTGATCCAGAAATGGTGGGTGAAGTACTCTCGGTTATGTTGCAATTGGCACAAGAAGGGATGACGATGGTCATTGTCACTCATGAAATCGGCTTTGCGAAAGAAGTGGGTGATCGAATCATCTTTATGGATCAAGGACAGATCGTGGAAGAGGGGACACCTAGTGAAGTGCTGGAGCGGACGAGCCAGCCTCGGACCATCGATTTTTTGGCCAAAGTACTGTAG
- a CDS encoding YqeG family HAD IIIA-type phosphatase: protein MFSNYKPTWMVEAVYKITPAQLKKLGIKAVLTDLDNTLIAWNNPDGTEELFTWILEMRNAGIPVVVVSNNNSERVARAVKKFELLYVARALKPLPVGINKAKKMLDLADEEIIMIGDQIMTDIRGANSAGIRSVLVKPIIETDSWKTKFNRFWERKIMSYLVKKHPDMDWRGGIE, encoded by the coding sequence ATGTTTTCAAATTATAAACCTACATGGATGGTAGAAGCCGTCTATAAAATTACCCCTGCACAACTGAAAAAACTAGGGATCAAAGCCGTCTTGACGGACCTTGATAATACACTGATTGCTTGGAATAATCCAGATGGAACGGAAGAATTGTTCACTTGGATTTTAGAAATGAGAAATGCGGGCATACCAGTAGTCGTTGTTTCTAACAACAACTCAGAACGCGTAGCTCGTGCAGTTAAAAAATTTGAGCTACTTTATGTTGCAAGAGCGTTGAAGCCTTTGCCAGTGGGAATCAATAAAGCAAAAAAAATGTTGGATCTGGCAGATGAAGAGATCATCATGATCGGTGATCAGATCATGACCGATATTCGTGGCGCGAATAGTGCCGGTATCCGTAGTGTCTTAGTTAAACCAATCATTGAAACTGATAGTTGGAAGACGAAATTCAATCGGTTCTGGGAACGTAAGATCATGAGTTATTTAGTAAAGAAACATCCAGATATGGATTGGCGAGGTGGCATTGAATGA
- the yqeH gene encoding ribosome biogenesis GTPase YqeH produces the protein MNEELQCIGCGVMIQTEYPDELGYTPKAALEKGLATGDVYCQRCFRLRHYNEIQDVSLTDDDFLRLLNELGQKDALIVNVVDIFDFNGSLIPGLHRFVGNNPVLLVGNKVDILPKSLKKSKMIQWMNERAHEAGLRPVEVLLTSAKKAPEMTTLLEKIEKYREGRDVYIVGVTNVGKSTLINQIIKNTAGVQEVITTSQFPGTTLDKIEIPLDDGQFLIDTPGIIHRHQMAHYLGKKDLRIIAPTKEIKPKVYQLNEGQTLFLGGLARFDFISGKRGSFIAYVSNDVNLHRTKLEKADAFYEKHVGGLLQPPRPNEVSEFPELVRFEFSVKEKTDIVFAGLGWITVTEPAVIAGWAPKGVHVLRRKALI, from the coding sequence ATGAACGAAGAATTGCAATGTATCGGTTGTGGCGTGATGATCCAAACAGAATATCCTGATGAATTAGGCTATACACCAAAAGCAGCACTCGAAAAAGGGTTAGCAACAGGGGATGTTTATTGTCAACGTTGTTTCCGTTTGAGACATTATAATGAGATCCAAGATGTATCATTGACAGATGATGATTTCTTGCGATTACTAAATGAATTAGGACAAAAAGACGCATTGATCGTCAATGTGGTTGATATCTTTGATTTCAACGGCTCACTGATTCCTGGTTTACATCGTTTTGTCGGCAATAATCCTGTTCTTTTGGTAGGAAATAAAGTCGATATTTTACCTAAATCATTGAAAAAATCAAAAATGATCCAATGGATGAATGAGCGTGCCCATGAAGCAGGGCTAAGACCTGTTGAGGTGTTGTTGACAAGCGCAAAAAAAGCACCTGAAATGACAACACTTCTAGAGAAAATCGAAAAATATCGTGAGGGTCGAGATGTATATATCGTTGGTGTGACGAATGTCGGAAAATCGACATTGATCAATCAGATCATCAAAAATACGGCAGGTGTCCAAGAAGTGATCACGACTTCGCAGTTCCCAGGAACAACGTTAGACAAAATCGAGATCCCATTGGATGATGGCCAATTTTTGATCGATACACCAGGAATTATCCATCGTCATCAAATGGCCCACTATTTAGGCAAAAAAGACTTACGTATCATCGCACCGACAAAGGAAATCAAGCCTAAGGTGTATCAGCTGAATGAAGGTCAAACGCTTTTCCTTGGAGGATTAGCTCGATTCGACTTTATCAGTGGCAAACGAGGTTCATTTATTGCTTATGTATCAAATGATGTCAATTTACATCGGACAAAATTAGAAAAAGCCGATGCTTTTTATGAAAAACATGTAGGCGGCTTATTGCAACCACCACGTCCGAATGAAGTCAGTGAATTCCCTGAACTTGTTCGCTTTGAGTTTTCTGTAAAAGAAAAGACAGATATCGTCTTTGCAGGACTAGGCTGGATCACGGTAACGGAACCAGCAGTCATCGCAGGCTGGGCGCCAAAAGGGGTACATGTGTTAAGAAGAAAAGCACTGATTTAA
- the yhbY gene encoding ribosome assembly RNA-binding protein YhbY, with amino-acid sequence MSLRGKQKRFLRSQAHHLQPIFQIGKGGINEAMIVQIEEALEKRELIKVSLLQNTDEIAEDVAQVLEQAIACEVVQIIGRVLVLYKASSKEKYQRISKEVHAI; translated from the coding sequence ATGAGTTTAAGAGGAAAGCAAAAACGATTTTTACGTAGTCAGGCACACCATCTACAACCGATTTTCCAAATCGGTAAAGGTGGGATCAATGAAGCGATGATCGTCCAAATCGAAGAAGCACTTGAAAAAAGAGAATTGATCAAAGTATCATTGTTGCAAAATACAGATGAAATCGCGGAAGATGTGGCACAAGTATTAGAACAAGCCATCGCATGTGAAGTGGTTCAGATCATCGGACGCGTGCTTGTTTTATACAAAGCATCATCTAAAGAGAAATACCAACGGATATCTAAAGAAGTACATGCAATCTAA